The genomic DNA CGCGAGCGGGAGGCCACCGACCTCCACGGCCAGGCCGAGCGGCCTTACACCATCCGCGTCCACGGCAACCTGCTGCGCGTCCCGATTGAATTGTCCCCGGCCCCCACCCCTGAGGAACTTGGCGCGTTGCTGCGGGAGAATTTCTCATCGGAACTCTGCGCCCGGATCGAAAAGGCGGCCGAACTTGATCTGAGCTTCTACTACGGCGATCAGCGTTACCGCGCCAATTTCAGCAAACAGAAAGGCCGGCAATCGTTTTCCTTCCGTATCGTGCCGCAGCAGCGGCTGAAGCTGAGCGACCTGCAATTGCCCGATTCCCTGAAGGATCTCGTCAAGGAACCTCGCGGCCTCGTCCTGGCCACCGGCCCGACCGGCCAGGGCAAGAGCACGACGTTGCGCGCGTTGCTCCAGGAAATCAACGAGACCCGCCCGGCGCGAATCATCACGATCGAAGATCCGATCGAATACGTCTTCGAGGATTGCCTGGCGCAGTTCGAGCAGCGCGAGGTCGGGATTGACACGGCGTCGTTCGCCGACGGCATCCGCAACGCCATGCGCCAGGACCCGAACGTCATTTTCATCGGCGAAATTCGCGACCGGGAAAGCATCTTCACCGCCATGCAAGCCGCGGAGACCGGCCACCTCGTGTTGACGACGCTGCACGCGGACACGGTGGCGCAAGCGATCGGGCGCATCCGCGAGTATTATCCGGCCTCCGAGCAAGCGGGCATCAGCAGTCTGCTTGCCCGAAACGTCAACTCGATTCTTTGCCAGCGGCTCATCCCGAACGTCCACGGAACCCGCACGCCATGCCTGGAAATTCTGCGGCGCGACGCGGGCATTCAGGAAGCGATTCGCGCGAACCATCTGGAGCTGTTGACCGGGATCATCGAGGTTTCCGTGAACCAGGGCATGCACACGTTCGACCAATACCTGAGCGAACTGCTCGCCGCCGGCGTCATTTCACGGGAAACCGCGTTGCACTACGCGGTCAACAAGCACAAACTGGAAATGAGCCTGCGCGGCATCGTCACGCATACGCCGATCTTGAAGCCGGATGAATAGACAGGACCTGGCACCGAACGACTGGTGTTGAACTAACCTGTGAAAACGAGAGTTGCATTGGGATTTCTCCCTCTCTTCCCTGCGAAGGGAGGAGAGGGTCGGGGAGAGGAGGGCGGTCGCTATGGGTGGCCCCTCTCCTCGGTCCTCTCCCCACTCGTGCCTTGCGGGGAGAGGAAGAAGATTCTAACTGCCCCCCTCGCTGGGTTCAGACGCAGTTAAGCCAGTGGCGCCGGTTCATGGCGCATTGGCACACTTGCACTTGAAACACATGACACAGTTCGTGGCCCGATGTTAGTTTTGCTCAGAATCATCTTCGGCGCAGCGCTGTTCTACGGCCTCGTAACCACGCGCCGCTATGCTGGAGAGCATCCCGAATCCGGGGACGTGATGGGCGCGTTCAACCTCGCGGTGTGCGTGATTCTCGCGGTGATCAACGCCCTCCTCTGGGCGCCCTATTTCGGCGCCAAGATCGCCGAACCGCTCACCGGTGTCATCACCCAGAGCACCTACGTCGAGCGGAAGAACTATTTGCTGCGTTTGCTGCGCTGGGTTCAAGACCGGGGCTGGCGGCGCTTGACGCTCCTGCTGGCCTTCCTGGAAGGCGTTCATCATCCGGAACAGCCCGCGGCCTTTGTGATGGGGTTGAAGAACGCGCGCCGCGGGTCCTGGTTGGAGAAAGTCTTCGCCCGGGAAGTCTTCCGTTTCGACAATGCGCAGAATTGCGTTTTGGCGTTCGAGACCTTGCGGCGGCACGGGATCGACCCGCGTCCGCACCGCAATCCGGAGGTGAACATGCTCCTGATTTCCGTGGAACGCTCGGTCCAGCCCGACCCCGTCAAAGTCAGCGTCCGGCCCGCGCCGCCGCCGCCCGAACCCAAGCGCGACCCA from Verrucomicrobiota bacterium includes the following:
- a CDS encoding PilT/PilU family type 4a pilus ATPase, with product MKRSRCSRSPLSSCMWNTGVVGQAFPASRFRGLSSPHRRRSRNGAGKLREPAGSKACATSPEDRDAKTGPRGSQTLVSGIDTAKNRPGEAALSLHPMEYVRPDTQLSRLLDYCREREATDLHGQAERPYTIRVHGNLLRVPIELSPAPTPEELGALLRENFSSELCARIEKAAELDLSFYYGDQRYRANFSKQKGRQSFSFRIVPQQRLKLSDLQLPDSLKDLVKEPRGLVLATGPTGQGKSTTLRALLQEINETRPARIITIEDPIEYVFEDCLAQFEQREVGIDTASFADGIRNAMRQDPNVIFIGEIRDRESIFTAMQAAETGHLVLTTLHADTVAQAIGRIREYYPASEQAGISSLLARNVNSILCQRLIPNVHGTRTPCLEILRRDAGIQEAIRANHLELLTGIIEVSVNQGMHTFDQYLSELLAAGVISRETALHYAVNKHKLEMSLRGIVTHTPILKPDE